One genomic segment of Centroberyx gerrardi isolate f3 chromosome 4, fCenGer3.hap1.cur.20231027, whole genome shotgun sequence includes these proteins:
- the eps8l2 gene encoding epidermal growth factor receptor kinase substrate 8-like protein 2 isoform X2 — translation MSILGPHSRQANGVARSDSKISAKALYEQRKKYSNSNMIMHETSQYHVEHLSTFMMDKTESIATVDDAIKKLVLLDSKDKIWTQEMLLQVSDKAVRLLDCDTQEELENFPLPTIHLCQTVLNQTRYPSVLLLVCQDNEQHKPDIHFFHCDEVEAEMVHADVDSALGDNKHGKKMRPQTLKVNQEKMKRHRETIIPPSAPKGPAPGVKGRVAAMDMRDVERRASGQNDAESHEKLAQRIEKDVQILNCALDDIEIFVARLQKAAEAFSQLNHRNKSKKNKKKGPAEGMLTLRAKPPSEAEFIDSLQKLKLAFNLLAKLKKHIQNPSASELVHFLFGPLELVLQSCGSPELPRAVISPHLSKDAVDFLRGHLSPKEMTIFELLGDGWTKPRADWPRDQCAPPYYPKFRNGWEPAAELFRMSPWETEGPSGPLVSPTSPDYRKHSADEFYATHSSNSSNGSYNGMPSTRKYAKIRYHFVARNANELSVLQDEVLEVIEDDKQWWKLRNRSGQAGYVPYNILDVVKLEEPEGIYSQPGQPYRGTSPSSSVGGDGFNMGRHKDKVLSHQMDEVNDELLKRITMNKSQPPARNFRVDRMSGSHVPLTFDSNAQQVTMWLGAKGFTKPTVDCLGILTGAQLFSLNKEELKAVCGDEGSRVYSQIAVQKALLEQSSGDSELQRLMDQRKKRTDSSSKD, via the exons agcagaggaaaaaaTACTCCAACTCCAATATGATCATGCATGAGACGTCGCAGTATCATGTCGAG catcTCTCCACCTTCATGATGGACAAGACAGAGTCCATCGCCACGGTGGACGATGCCATCAAGAAACTGGTCCTTCTGGATTCAAAAGACAAGATCTGGACACAGGAGATGCTCCTGCAGGTCAGCGACAAGGCGGTCAGGCTGCTGGACTGTGACACACAG GAAGAGTTGGAGAACTTCCCTCTACCTACGATCCACCTCTGTCAGACGGTGCTGAATCAGACCCGGTAcccctctgtgctgctgcttgTGTGTCAGGACAATGAGCAGCACAAGCCTGACATCCACTTCTTCCACTGCGACGAGGTGGAG GCTGAGATGGTTCATGCGGATGTAGACAGCGCACTTGGAGACAACAAGCATGGCAAGAAGATGAGGCCTCAGACCTTGAA GGTGAACCAGGAGAAAATGAAGCGTCACAGAGAGACTATTATCCCTCCCTCGGCACCTAAGGGTCCCGCCCCTGGTGTGAAGGGACGAGTGGCTGCCATGGACATGCGGG ATGTAGAGAGACGAGCCTCAGGACAGAATGATGCTGAGTCCCATGAAAAGCTGGCCCAGCGCATTGAGAAGGACGTG CAAATCCTCAACTGTGCCCTAGACGACATAGAAATTTTTGTGGCGCGGCTGCAGAAGGCAGCAGAGGCCTTTTCCCAGCTCAACCATCGCAACAAGagtaagaagaataagaagaaagGACCAGCAG AGGGCATGCTGACCCTGCGAGCCAAGCCCCCCTCTGAAGCAGAGTTCATTGATAGCCTACAGAAACTGAAGCTGGCCTTCAACCTCTTG GCCAAACTGAAGAAACACATACAGAATCCAAGTGCGTCTGAGCTGGTTCATTTCCTCTTCGGACCTTTGGAGCTG GTGCTGCAGAGCTGCGGCAGTCCTGAATTGCCGCGCGCAGTCATCTCCCCCCACCTGTCCAAAGACGCTGTCGACTTCCTCAGAGGACACCTTTCCCCCAAAGAGATGACCATCTTTGAGCTGCTGGGGGACGGATGGACCAAACCCAG AGCGGACTGGCCCAGAGACCAGTGCGCTCCTCCTTACTACCCCAAGTTTCGTAACGGCTGGGAGCCTGCGGCGGAGCTCTTCAGGATGTCGCCATGGGAGACGGAGGGACCGTCAGGGCCGCTGGTGTCGCCCACCAGCCCCGACTACAGGAAACACTCAGCTGATGAG TTTTATGCAACTCATTCCTCAAACTCATCAAATGG GTCTTACAATGGGATGCCCTCCACCCGTAAATATGCCAAGATTCGCTACCACTTTGTAGCCCGCAATGCCAATGAGCTGTCAGTGCTGCAGGATGAAGTGCTAGAG GTGATAGAGGATGACAAACAGTGGTGGAAACTACGGAATCGCAGCGGCCAGGCGGGCTACGTCCCATACAACATCCTGGATGTTGTGAAGCTAGAGGAGCCAGAGGGCATCTACAGCCAG cctggGCAACCCTACAGAGGAACGTCACCTTCTAGTTCTGTAGGGGGCGACGGCTTCAACATGGGTAGACACAAAGACAAAG TGTTATCTCACCAGATGGACGAGGTCAACGATGAGTTGTTGAAGAGAATCACTATGAACAAGAGCCAGCCTCCCGCCAGGAACTTCCGTGTGGACCGGATGTCCGGCAGCCACGTACCACTCACCTTTGACTCCAACGCGCAGCAAGTCACCATGTGGCTCGGCGCAAAGGGATTCACAAAACC GACGGTAGATTGTCTGGGCATCCTGACTGGAGCCCAGCTGTTTTCCCTCAACAAAGAAGAACTCAAGGCTGTGTGTGGAGATGAAGGCTCTCGTGTCTACAGTCAGATCGCTGTGCAGAAAGCACTGCTAGAg CAGAGCAGCGGGGACTCGGAGCTCCAGCGGCTCATGGaccagaggaaaaagagaactGACTCCAGCAGCAAGGACTGA
- the eps8l2 gene encoding epidermal growth factor receptor kinase substrate 8-like protein 2 isoform X1, with protein MKGRQRNPASSSFLCSGVARSDSKISAKALYEQRKKYSNSNMIMHETSQYHVEHLSTFMMDKTESIATVDDAIKKLVLLDSKDKIWTQEMLLQVSDKAVRLLDCDTQEELENFPLPTIHLCQTVLNQTRYPSVLLLVCQDNEQHKPDIHFFHCDEVEAEMVHADVDSALGDNKHGKKMRPQTLKVNQEKMKRHRETIIPPSAPKGPAPGVKGRVAAMDMRDVERRASGQNDAESHEKLAQRIEKDVQILNCALDDIEIFVARLQKAAEAFSQLNHRNKSKKNKKKGPAEGMLTLRAKPPSEAEFIDSLQKLKLAFNLLAKLKKHIQNPSASELVHFLFGPLELVLQSCGSPELPRAVISPHLSKDAVDFLRGHLSPKEMTIFELLGDGWTKPRADWPRDQCAPPYYPKFRNGWEPAAELFRMSPWETEGPSGPLVSPTSPDYRKHSADEFYATHSSNSSNGSYNGMPSTRKYAKIRYHFVARNANELSVLQDEVLEVIEDDKQWWKLRNRSGQAGYVPYNILDVVKLEEPEGIYSQPGQPYRGTSPSSSVGGDGFNMGRHKDKVLSHQMDEVNDELLKRITMNKSQPPARNFRVDRMSGSHVPLTFDSNAQQVTMWLGAKGFTKPTVDCLGILTGAQLFSLNKEELKAVCGDEGSRVYSQIAVQKALLEQSSGDSELQRLMDQRKKRTDSSSKD; from the exons agcagaggaaaaaaTACTCCAACTCCAATATGATCATGCATGAGACGTCGCAGTATCATGTCGAG catcTCTCCACCTTCATGATGGACAAGACAGAGTCCATCGCCACGGTGGACGATGCCATCAAGAAACTGGTCCTTCTGGATTCAAAAGACAAGATCTGGACACAGGAGATGCTCCTGCAGGTCAGCGACAAGGCGGTCAGGCTGCTGGACTGTGACACACAG GAAGAGTTGGAGAACTTCCCTCTACCTACGATCCACCTCTGTCAGACGGTGCTGAATCAGACCCGGTAcccctctgtgctgctgcttgTGTGTCAGGACAATGAGCAGCACAAGCCTGACATCCACTTCTTCCACTGCGACGAGGTGGAG GCTGAGATGGTTCATGCGGATGTAGACAGCGCACTTGGAGACAACAAGCATGGCAAGAAGATGAGGCCTCAGACCTTGAA GGTGAACCAGGAGAAAATGAAGCGTCACAGAGAGACTATTATCCCTCCCTCGGCACCTAAGGGTCCCGCCCCTGGTGTGAAGGGACGAGTGGCTGCCATGGACATGCGGG ATGTAGAGAGACGAGCCTCAGGACAGAATGATGCTGAGTCCCATGAAAAGCTGGCCCAGCGCATTGAGAAGGACGTG CAAATCCTCAACTGTGCCCTAGACGACATAGAAATTTTTGTGGCGCGGCTGCAGAAGGCAGCAGAGGCCTTTTCCCAGCTCAACCATCGCAACAAGagtaagaagaataagaagaaagGACCAGCAG AGGGCATGCTGACCCTGCGAGCCAAGCCCCCCTCTGAAGCAGAGTTCATTGATAGCCTACAGAAACTGAAGCTGGCCTTCAACCTCTTG GCCAAACTGAAGAAACACATACAGAATCCAAGTGCGTCTGAGCTGGTTCATTTCCTCTTCGGACCTTTGGAGCTG GTGCTGCAGAGCTGCGGCAGTCCTGAATTGCCGCGCGCAGTCATCTCCCCCCACCTGTCCAAAGACGCTGTCGACTTCCTCAGAGGACACCTTTCCCCCAAAGAGATGACCATCTTTGAGCTGCTGGGGGACGGATGGACCAAACCCAG AGCGGACTGGCCCAGAGACCAGTGCGCTCCTCCTTACTACCCCAAGTTTCGTAACGGCTGGGAGCCTGCGGCGGAGCTCTTCAGGATGTCGCCATGGGAGACGGAGGGACCGTCAGGGCCGCTGGTGTCGCCCACCAGCCCCGACTACAGGAAACACTCAGCTGATGAG TTTTATGCAACTCATTCCTCAAACTCATCAAATGG GTCTTACAATGGGATGCCCTCCACCCGTAAATATGCCAAGATTCGCTACCACTTTGTAGCCCGCAATGCCAATGAGCTGTCAGTGCTGCAGGATGAAGTGCTAGAG GTGATAGAGGATGACAAACAGTGGTGGAAACTACGGAATCGCAGCGGCCAGGCGGGCTACGTCCCATACAACATCCTGGATGTTGTGAAGCTAGAGGAGCCAGAGGGCATCTACAGCCAG cctggGCAACCCTACAGAGGAACGTCACCTTCTAGTTCTGTAGGGGGCGACGGCTTCAACATGGGTAGACACAAAGACAAAG TGTTATCTCACCAGATGGACGAGGTCAACGATGAGTTGTTGAAGAGAATCACTATGAACAAGAGCCAGCCTCCCGCCAGGAACTTCCGTGTGGACCGGATGTCCGGCAGCCACGTACCACTCACCTTTGACTCCAACGCGCAGCAAGTCACCATGTGGCTCGGCGCAAAGGGATTCACAAAACC GACGGTAGATTGTCTGGGCATCCTGACTGGAGCCCAGCTGTTTTCCCTCAACAAAGAAGAACTCAAGGCTGTGTGTGGAGATGAAGGCTCTCGTGTCTACAGTCAGATCGCTGTGCAGAAAGCACTGCTAGAg CAGAGCAGCGGGGACTCGGAGCTCCAGCGGCTCATGGaccagaggaaaaagagaactGACTCCAGCAGCAAGGACTGA